The window GATAATCCTGAGGGTAGTGAAGTgctgcagctgctcaagaggGCATTTGATGCCCGACTTATCTTCACAGTGGGCACCTCTATAACCAGTGGACAGAATGATGTGGTGACTTGGAATGACGTCCACCACAAGACAAACACTCACGGAGGACCGTAAGTACCGTACCAaccaacatacatgtaacttgtATACATTATTTATTATGTCCGTGCTGTATGAAGCAGCCTTATTTATACAATTGTCATCTTAGGTACGGCTACCCTGACCCCACTTACCTTGCGAGGGTGAAAGCTGACTTGGCTGCCAAAGGCATTGTAACTGTTGATAGTACTGTTTAATTAGCAATGATTATACTGAACTTCTTATATGGGTGTTGTCTCGTTAAATTTAGTATGATTTTTGTGCTTTCAATCTGTGTGTTTGCTGCATTATTGAGAATTGAGAATGTGGTTAACCAGAGAATGTCTCttttgtgtgtggggagtcATGTGCtggctatgaatataatttaATATATAGCCATTGAGAAGCAGAAATAGAATGGAAGTGAAAGCTTGTGAAGCAGTATGCTTGGGAGTTTGTTGATCCCCCACCTCAAGATTATTACTGTCCATTATGTGAACAAATTCTGAAAGAACCGATGTTAACCGAGTGTTGTGGCAGCCATTTTTGCACAGCCTGTATTGATCCCATTATAACAGCCCAGAAACCTTGTCCGAATCCCGAATGTAAAAAAGAACAGTTCAAAGCAATTTTAGATAAGCGATCATGGCGTAAAATGTTAAGTGAACTTGACGTGTTGTGTCCATTGAAAGGAAGGGGATGTCATTGGAAAGGGGAGATGGGTACGAGAGATAAGCACTTGGATCCAAAGAACGAGAACAGCTGCGAATACATCGATGTGAAGTGTACCCATGGTTGCGGAGAAGACATGGAGAAGTACGAGTTAGCAGAGCACTTGAATCGATTCTGCCCCAAGCGTCCCCACAAATGTGAACATTGCGATTTTGAAGATGTTTTTGACCGTATTGTCAAAGACCATCATCCAGTGTGTCCCAAGTATCCTCTACCCTGCCATAACAACTGTGGCAATGAAGAGATTCCGAGATCTGATTATGAACAACATCTGTCCGAATGTCCTCATCAAGATATTGAATGTGAATTCCGATATGCCGGGTGTTTGGAAAGAATTAAACGAAAAGACATCGCACAACATCAGCAAGAGGGCGTATATGTTCACCTCAGTCTACAAACTGCCTTTGCAACACATCAACTCACTGAAAGAGACAGAAAAATAGAAGAGATGTCTACTACATGGGAAAACAAACACCAGCACCTCATTGGAGACATTGAGAAGCTTTTTCATAGATGTGAGGAAGAATCGAAGGAACGAGAAGAGAATTCCAAAAGATTGAAAGTGGAGCTAGCACAAAAAGATGAAGCAATTGAACGGCTCAGTGCACAATTACACGAGAAAGAGAAGGTGATCGAAGACTTGAAACAAGAGGTTAAAGATGTGGAGGTCAACGTCTTAAGGTCCCAGCAAGACGGTCACGATCAGCTGTCCAAAAAGCATGACGAATTTTCTGCTGAAGTCGATAAAACTATTCAAGATCAAGCCGAAGAAATACAAGTTCGATTTTCAAAATTTCAAAAAAACACCGAGGCAAAAATTGAGCAGTTTGTCGCAAATGAAATTATTGAGGAGAACATTAAGCGACAAGCAATAGGACTTGAGGCCAAACTTTTAGAATCTCAAAAAGACTCACAAAAGAAGATTGAAGATTTATCTCGATCTGTAGAAGTTGCCAAAGAGATCAAGAACACAGTGAGGAAACAAATAAAGGAAGTCTCTGATAAAAGCAATACTAGAGCTGATAAACTGAATGAAATACTTAAGGTATTGGACGAAAGAGTGAAAGCAGTAGAACAGTCACTGACAGTCTCCAGATCAGCAGGAAAACAAAGTTCTGCTGCGTCAATCAACAATACCAAAGTAGCCAATTCTGTTGCATCTCCAGCTAAGGAAACCATTGATAACTCTGTTCATGCGGCTACTGCGATGCCTTTGACAACCGTTCCTCAGAGTGTGTATGACAATATGAGTCCTGATGCCTTGTCCCTTCTTGAAAAGTTACCCATAGGCCAAATCGAGGGTGTCTACTACAACCCCAAGGCTGGGAAGGTTCTCATTGACAAAGAGACTACAGAGAAAGAAGATGAGAGAATCGCGAAGTTTGAAACTGCATACCAGTCGATTGTGAGTAGAAAAGTGAAGACTATTGAAGTACCAATCCCTGCAACTGTGTCTCCCGATGCTCTGGCTAATCTCATTCATCAGTACAACCAGACCTACGACCAGTGTGTATTCTCTGTACAAGAAGAGGAATTTCCCTGTGTAAAGATTGTCTCAACCACTAACCGACAATTCGATCAAGCCAGAACTCTCTTAGCCGATGAACTTATTAGCCCTACTCTACTTGCTGTGAACAAGTGTGAAATCATTCAGCTTTCTAACGCTAGAACGAAAGCAAACATTGCTCCTCCAACTGCTAAGGAAACcattggtgtgtctgttcttGCGGCTACTACGATGCCTTTGACAACCGTTCCTCAGGGTGTGTATGACAATATGTGTCCTAATGGCTTGGCCCTTCTTGAAAAGTTACCCATAGGCCAAATCGAGGGTGTCTACTACAACCCCAAGGCTGGGAAGGTTCTCATTAACAAGGAGACTACAGAGAAAGAAGACGAGAGAATCACGAAGTTCCAAACTGCATACCAGTCGATTTTGAGTAGAAAAGTAAAGACTATTGAAGTACCAATCCCTGCAACTGTGTCTCCCGATGCTCTGGCTAATCTCGTTCATCAGTACAACCAGACCTACGACCGATGTGTATTCTCAGTACAAGAAGGGGAATTTCCCTGCGTGAAGATCATCTCAACCTCTTCTCGACAACACGATCAAGCCAGAACTCTCTTAACAGAGGAACTTGTCAAAATGGTTCGCCCTATTCTACCTGCTGTGAGCAAGTGTGAAGTCATCCATCTTTCTAAGACTCGAACACTGACACTGAAGAAGGCAAGCATTGTGGAGGAAGAAGTTGACATTATTGTGAATCCAGCAAACGAGAGATTGGCTCACGGAGGTGGCGTTGCAGCTGCATTGGATAATGCTAGCCAAGGGCAACTACAAACGTTTTCGGATCGTTACACTAAAAAAAAAGGCAAAGTACCTGTTGGGAAAATTGCAATCACACTCGGAGGGGGGGCATTGAAGTGTGACAAGGTGATTCACGCTGTTGGACCTGTCACAAGATATGGTGAAGCTGAATGTGAGCGTCTTTTGACCAAAGTTATCACTGAGGCTTTGAAGGGTGCAGAAAAATACAACGCGAGCTCGATAGCATTCCCAGCCATCAGTACTGGGATTTTTGGAGTGAGGAAAGAGCTTGTTGCACGCTGTCTTGTTGACACTGTTATGGCATACCATCTCACGAAGCCCCACCCTGTTCTCTCTGACATTCGAATTGTCATTATTGACGAGAAGACATATGCACCGTTTGCACGATATTTTCAACAGAAGATGGCTTCCCTAGAGATTTGCAGTAACAGACACAGGCCTTTGATACAGCCAGCTAAATTAAAGGCACCAACATTCACTCCCACTTCCCTGCCTCCTGTAGCTGACAAAGGGACCCAGCTGGTAGTTCCAGAACCAGCTGCACCTCCAGGTATTGCCATTACTACGGTCATTGTGAGGCTAATTTGATATCTTTGTTTTGCAGATATGACACTGAGCTGGTTGACAGATTCTCCTAAAATTTTGTCTCTCCTGGAGGGCCTGGCTGACAACTGGTACGCTCTTGGAAGTTTGCTAGGGTTCTCAAAACCTGTCTTGGACCGAATCAACTCCATACAAGATGATCCGAAGGTTTACTTGGACAGGATTGTTACCAAGTGGCTAATGAATGATGCTACCTCTTCACCTACGGTTTCAGCACTTGTGAATACGTTGTCTGGAATTGAAGGAACAGAACAAATTGTTCAGAGTATTCTAGAAGGTACGTGCTTACTGATTGGTTTACTAGGATGTCCTACTTAATATTTATTCACATACAGAGTACGGAAAGCAGAATGCCAAGCAGTTTAAACATCAGACCAGCCAAGAGGAAGCACCAGATGTATGTGCCATCAAGTATCCAGGACCTAATGATATGCCAAATACCACAGCTGAGACGTCGAATGTTTCGTTAGCTGACTCGTCCGGGAATGGACCAACAGATAGTCTCACCACTACCACAGCCAGCACCACTCCGAATACTGGTGCCCCCACCTCACCCTTTGCGGACAACAAAACAGACCAACTGCCCTCTTCAACTAGTGCATCAAGGTAGTTACTATTTGTGTGCTTTTCATTATGGGACTGCATGTACCTATCTTTCTTTCACTGCAGCATGTTAGTCAACACCAATGTAAATGGATTGGCTACTCCCACAACACATCCCCTGCAACCTCCATTATCCACGCCACCAGGATTCACTTCCCAGGTCTCTATACCCACACCAAGTGGATACAACCACGGGCAGATGTTGGGATATCCTACAACTCAAGGAGGAAATGCACAGTTCCCGATGGCTGGCGGTTTTACCACAACAGCTTCTACCACTGGTGTCATGGCAACAGGCATACAGCAGAATCCTACTCCTCATCCAAACCAACCATCGCCACGTGGGGTGACTCCTCAATTATTGGCCCAAAGAAGTCCTCTCCCTGGTGATGGCATGAACCCACAGCATGGTGAGGTGGGACCCAGACCAGCTGGTGTTGGAACTTTCAATGGTGGGCATGGTACCACTGGGAAGAATTATTCTCAAGCTGTTGCCGGATTTGGATCTAGACAAGACATTGAGAGTGCTGTAACGACTCAGCCCTCAAGCACTCATCAAACAGGTATTGTTACATAGCAACATCATGGTAAACATCTACAGCCTGTGTGCTATAATTAGGTCAGGATACCTCGGCAACCAAGAACAGCAAAGGTACATCTCAGACCAAAGAAGACTCTGGTGAGTTATCAATGCACAGAATGCTTGTGTGTTAAGTATGTTCAATGGTGTACAGCTGAGTGCCCGATATGTCTCTCTGGCTTCAAAGACCCTGTGAAGACCCTGTGTGGCCATTCTTTTTGTCGAGGCTGCATCAACGAAGCTCTGCAGCACAGCCCTTATTGCCCATCCTGCAAGACTGCCCTCCGGAAAATCGTTGGAAATCAGCCCAACGGTGGGAAAATGACAGTAAAGGTATTAGTATAATATCCTGACATTTTGAATTTGTACGATTTGTTAATTGTAGTATTCCAAAAGCAAGCTACCAGGATATTACGATTGTGGGACCATTGAGGTACACTATGATATTCGTGATGGGACTCAAAGCAAGCTCCACCCACATCCTGGTAGGAAATTCCAGGGTGCCTACCGGGTAGCCTATCTACCCAATAATTTTGAGGGCAATGAAGTACTGCAGCTGCTCAAAAGGGCATTTGATGCCCGACTTATCTTCACAGTGGGCACCTCTATAACCAGTGGACAGAATGATGTGGTGACTTGGAACGACATTCACCACAAGACAAGCACTCATGGAGGACCGTAAGTACCGTACCAaccaacatacatgtaacttgtATACATTATTTATTATGTCCGTGCTGTATGAAGCAGCCTTATTTATACAATTGTCATCTTAGGTACGGCTACCCTGACCCCACTTACCTTGCGAGGGTGAAAGCTGACTTGGCTGCCAAAGGCATTGTAACTGTTGACAGTACTGCTGtttaattatagtgataataattatcatgttatATTGAACTTTTTTTGCCTTTATGATTTCTGTGATTTCAATCGTGTGTTGCTGCAGTATTGTTGAGAAGGTCTCTTTTGTGGTGTGTACATAAAGGTGGTCTATTATGTGGAGAGTCATGTGCTGGCTATGAATATTGGATTGGGTCAAAAGAAAAGAGACTGTCAACACTTTATACAGAATGGAAGTGAAAGCTTGTGATCAGCAGTATGCTTGGGAGTTTGTTGATCCTCCACCTCAAGATTATTACTGTCCATTATGTGAGAAAATTCTGAAAGAGCCTAAGTTAACTGATTGTTGTGGCAGCCATTTTTGCACAGCCTGTATTAATCCCATTATAACAGCCCAGAAACCTTGTCCGAATCCCGAATGTAGAAAAGAACAGTTTCAATCGATGATAGATAAACGAACAATGAATAGAATTTTAGAGCTCGATGTGTTATGTCCATTGAAAGGAAGGGGATGTCATTGGAAAGGGGAGATGGGTATGAGAGATAAGCACTTGGATCCAAAGAACGAAAACAGCTGCGAATACATCGATGTGAAGTGTACCCATGGTTGTGGAGAAGACATGGAGAAGTACGAGTTAGCAGAGCACTTGAATCGATTCTGCCCCAAGCGTCCCCACAAATGTGAACATTGTGATTTCGAAGATGTTTTTGACCGTATTGTCAAAGACCATCATCCAGTGTGTCCCAAGTATCCTCTACCCTGCCATAACAACTGTGGCAATGAAGAGATTCCGAGATCTGATTATGAACAACATCTGTCCGAATGTCCTCATCAAGATATTGAATGTGAATTTCGATATGCCGGGTGTGTGGAAAGAATTAAACGAAAAGACATTGCACAACATCAGCAAGAGGGCGTATATGTTCACCTCAGTCTACAAACTGCCTTTGCAACTCAGCAACTCACTGAAAGAGACAGAAAAATAGAAGAGATGTCTACTACATGGGAAAACAAGCACCAGCACCTCACTGGAGACATTGAGAAGCTCTTCCATAGATGTGAGGAAGAATCAAAGGAACGAGAAGAGAATTCCAAAAGATTGAAAGTGGAGCTAGCACAAAAAGATGAAGCAATTGAACGGCTCAGTGCACAATTACATGAGAAAGAGAAGGTGATCGAAGAAATGCAGGTTCGATTTTCAAAATTTCAAGAAGACACCGATGCAAAAGTTGAGCAGTTTGTCGCAAAGGAGATTATTGAGGTGAACATTAAGCGACAAGCAATAGAAGTTGAGGCCAAACTTTTAGAATCTCAAGAAGACTCACAAAAGAAAGTCTCCAAACAAATTGAGAGATCTGTAGAAGTTGCCAAAGATATCAAGCACACAGTGAGGAAACAAATAAAGGAAGTTTCTGATACAAGCAATACTAGAGCTGATAAATTGAACAAACAACTTCAGGAATTGGACGAAAAAATCAAAGCAGTAGAACAGTCACTGACAGTCTCCAGATCAACAGTAAAACAAAATTCTGCTACGTCAATCAACAATACCAAAATAGCCAATTCTGTTGCACCAGCTAAGGAAACCATTGGTGTCTCTGTTCTTGCGGCTACTGCGATGTCTTTGACAACCGTTCCTCAGAGTGTGTATGACATTATGAGTCCTGATGCCTTGGCCCTTCTTGAAAAGCTACCCATAGGCCAAATCGAGGGTGTCTACTACAACCCCAAGGCTGGGAAGGTTTTCATTGAAAAGGAGAGTGCTGAGAAAGAAGACGAGAGAATCACGAAGTTCCAAACTGCATACCAGTCCATTTTGAGTAGAAAAGTGAAGACTATTGAAGTACCAATCCCTGCAACGATGTCTCCCGATGCTCTGGCTAATCTCGTTCATCAGTATAACCAGACCTACGACCTATGTGTATTTTCAGTACAAGAAGGGGAATTTCCCTGCGTGAAGATTGTCTCAACCTCTTCTCGACAACATGATCAAGCCAGAACTCTCTTAGCCAATGAACTTGTCGAAATAGTTAGCCCTATTCTACCTGCTGTGAGCAAGTGTGAAGTCATCCATCTTTCTAAGACTCAAACACTCACACTGAAGAAGGCAAACATTGTGGAGGAAGAAGTTGACATTATTGTGAATCCAGCAAACGAAAGGTTGGCTCACGGAGGTGGTGTTGCAGCTGCATTGAATAAAGCTAGCAAAGGGCAACTGCAAAAGTTGTCGAAACGTCACGTTGAAAATAAAGGCACAGTAACTGTTGGGAAGATTGCAATCACATCCGGAGGGGGGGCATTGAAGTGTGACAAAGTGATTCATGCTGTTGGGCCTGACACAGGATATGGTGAAGCTGAATGTGAGCGTCTTTTGACCAAAGTCATCACTGAGGCTTTGAAGGGTGCAGAAAAATACAACGCTAATTCAATAGCATTCCCAGCCATCAGTACTGGGATCTTTGGAGTGAGGAAAGAGCTTGTTGCACGCTGTCTTGTTGACACTGTTATGGCATACCATTTCACGAAGCCCCACCCTGTTCTCTCTGACATTCGAATTGTCATTATTGATGAGAAGACATATGCACCGTTTGCACGATATTTTCAACAGAAGATGGCTGCCCTAGAGATTAGCAAAATTCCCAGCCCTTTGATACAGCCAACTAAATTTAAGGCACCAGCATCCACTCCCACTTCTCCGCCTCCTGTAGCTGACAAAGAGACCCAGCTGGCAGCTCCAGAACCAGCTGCACCTCCAGGTATTGCTTTTACCACAGTCATTGTGAGGCTAATTTAATATTTTGATGTTTTGCAGATATGACACTGGGCTTGTTGAAAGATTCTTCCACAATTGTGTCGCTCCTGGAGGGCCTGGCTGACAACTGGCATGCTCTTGGAAGTTTGCTAGGGCTCTCAAAACCTGACTTGGACCGAATCAGCTCCGTACCAGCTGCTTCAAAGGTTTACTTGAACAGGATTGTTACCAAGTGGCTAATGAGAGATGCTACCTCTTCACCTACAGTTTCAGCACTTGTGAATGCGTTGTCTGGAATTGAAGGAACAGAACAAATTGTTCAGAGTATTCTAAAAGGTATGTGTCTGATTGGTTTTTAAACGTCCTACTTAATATTTATTCACATACAGAGTACGG of the Halichondria panicea chromosome 2, odHalPani1.1, whole genome shotgun sequence genome contains:
- the LOC135331688 gene encoding uncharacterized protein LOC135331688 — its product is MEVKACDQQYAWEFVDPPPQDYYCPLCEKILKEPKLTDCCGSHFCTACINPIITAQKPCPNPECRKEQFQSMIDKRTMNRILELDVLCPLKGRGCHWKGEMGMRDKHLDPKNENSCEYIDVKCTHGCGEDMEKYELAEHLNRFCPKRPHKCEHCDFEDVFDRIVKDHHPVCPKYPLPCHNNCGNEEIPRSDYEQHLSECPHQDIECEFRYAGCVERIKRKDIAQHQQEGVYVHLSLQTAFATQQLTERDRKIEEMSTTWENKHQHLTGDIEKLFHRCEEESKEREENSKRLKVELAQKDEAIERLSAQLHEKEKVIEEMQVRFSKFQEDTDAKVEQFVAKEIIEVNIKRQAIEVEAKLLESQEDSQKKVSKQIERSVEVAKDIKHTVRKQIKEVSDTSNTRADKLNKQLQELDEKIKAVEQSLTVSRSTVKQNSATSINNTKIANSVAPAKETIGVSVLAATAMSLTTVPQSVYDIMSPDALALLEKLPIGQIEGVYYNPKAGKVFIEKESAEKEDERITKFQTAYQSILSRKVKTIEVPIPATMSPDALANLVHQYNQTYDLCVFSVQEGEFPCVKIVSTSSRQHDQARTLLANELVEIVSPILPAVSKCEVIHLSKTQTLTLKKANIVEEEVDIIVNPANERLAHGGGVAAALNKASKGQLQKLSKRHVENKGTVTVGKIAITSGGGALKCDKVIHAVGPDTGYGEAECERLLTKVITEALKGAEKYNANSIAFPAISTGIFGVRKELVARCLVDTVMAYHFTKPHPVLSDIRIVIIDEKTYAPFARYFQQKMAALEISKIPSPLIQPTKFKAPASTPTSPPPVADKETQLAAPEPAAPPDMTLGLLKDSSTIVSLLEGLADNWHALGSLLGLSKPDLDRISSVPAASKVYLNRIVTKWLMRDATSSPTVSALVNALSGIEGTEQIVQSILKEYGEQNAKQFKHQTSQEEAPDVSTIKYPGPNDIPEITAETSNVSSGTGPTDSLTTTTASTTPNTGAPTSSFTDNTTDQLPPSSSASRVGYRRGARARMGAFLAGKKH
- the LOC135332011 gene encoding uncharacterized protein LOC135332011 → MSRHFIQMEVKACDQQHAWEFVDPPPQDYYCPLCEQILKEPMLTDCCGSHFCTACIDPIKTAQKPCPNPECRKPQFLSILDKRTWRKILEFDVLCPLKGRGCHWKGEMGTRDKHLDPKNKNSCEYIDVKCTHGCEEDMEKYELAEHLNRFCPKRPHKCEHCDFEDVFDRIVKDHIPVCPKYPLPCHNNCGNEEIPRSDYEQHLSECPHQDIECEFRYAGCLEKIKRKDVAQHQQEGVYVHLSLQTAFATHQLTERDRKIEEMSTTWENKHQHLIGDIEKLFHRCEEESKEREENSKRFKVELAQKDEAIKRLSAQLHEKEKVIESQEDSQRKLLIKIDELSQSVEVTKDTVRKQIKEVSDKSNTRADERFKNLGERVKAVEESLTVSRLARKQNADIATATVLVQEGKCQPFTRISLGREVPYTSVSTSPHLASPTNMSSTSTVPVSLSLGMPPPAPAQAIPRGYKNVQNGIVPLPISEKGQDNSGTKNRKDASQTTEDSAECPICLSGFNDPVITKCGHYFCRGCIDEALQHSPYCPSCKTAIKKIVGNQPNGGKMTVKYSKGKLPGYYDCGTIEIHYDIRDGTQSKLHPHPGTKFQGAKRTAYLPDNPEGSEVLQLLKRAFDARLIFTVGTSITSGQNDVVTWNDVHHKTNTHGGPYGYPDPTYLARVKADLAAKGIVTYAWEFVDPPPQDYYCPLCEQILKEPMLTECCGSHFCTACIDPIITAQKPCPNPECKKEQFKAILDKRSWRKMLSELDVLCPLKGRGCHWKGEMGTRDKHLDPKNENSCEYIDVKCTHGCGEDMEKYELAEHLNRFCPKRPHKCEHCDFEDVFDRIVKDHHPVCPKYPLPCHNNCGNEEIPRSDYEQHLSECPHQDIECEFRYAGCLERIKRKDIAQHQQEGVYVHLSLQTAFATHQLTERDRKIEEMSTTWENKHQHLIGDIEKLFHRCEEESKEREENSKRLKVELAQKDEAIERLSAQLHEKEKVIEDLKQEVKDVEVNVLRSQQDGHDQLSKKHDEFSAEVDKTIQDQAEEIQVRFSKFQKNTEAKIEQFVANEIIEENIKRQAIGLEAKLLESQKDSQKKIEDLSRSVEVAKEIKNTVRKQIKEVSDKSNTRADKLNEILKVLDERVKAVEQSLTVSRSAGKQSSAASINNTKVANSVASPAKETIDNSVHAATAMPLTTVPQSVYDNMSPDALSLLEKLPIGQIEGVYYNPKAGKVLIDKETTEKEDERIAKFETAYQSIVSRKVKTIEVPIPATVSPDALANLIHQYNQTYDQCVFSVQEEEFPCVKIVSTTNRQFDQARTLLADELISPTLLAVNKCEIIQLSNARTKANIAPPTAKETIGVSVLAATTMPLTTVPQGVYDNMCPNGLALLEKLPIGQIEGVYYNPKAGKVLINKETTEKEDERITKFQTAYQSILSRKVKTIEVPIPATVSPDALANLVHQYNQTYDRCVFSVQEGEFPCVKIISTSSRQHDQARTLLTEELVKMVRPILPAVSKCEVIHLSKTRTLTLKKASIVEEEVDIIVNPANERLAHGGGVAAALDNASQGQLQTFSDRYTKKKGKVPVGKIAITLGGGALKCDKVIHAVGPVTRYGEAECERLLTKVITEALKGAEKYNASSIAFPAISTGIFGVRKELVARCLVDTVMAYHLTKPHPVLSDIRIVIIDEKTYAPFARYFQQKMASLEICSNRHRPLIQPAKLKAPTFTPTSLPPVADKGTQLVVPEPAAPPDMTLSWLTDSPKILSLLEGLADNWYALGSLLGFSKPVLDRINSIQDDPKVYLDRIVTKWLMNDATSSPTVSALVNTLSGIEGTEQIVQSILEEYGKQNAKQFKHQTSQEEAPDVCAIKYPGPNDMPNTTAETSNVSLADSSGNGPTDSLTTTTASTTPNTGAPTSPFADNKTDQLPSSTSASSMLVNTNVNGLATPTTHPLQPPLSTPPGFTSQVSIPTPSGYNHGQMLGYPTTQGGNAQFPMAGGFTTTASTTGVMATGIQQNPTPHPNQPSPRGVTPQLLAQRSPLPGDGMNPQHGEVGPRPAGVGTFNGGHGTTGKNYSQAVAGFGSRQDIESAVTTQPSSTHQTGQDTSATKNSKGTSQTKEDSAECPICLSGFKDPVKTLCGHSFCRGCINEALQHSPYCPSCKTALRKIVGNQPNGGKMTVKYSKSKLPGYYDCGTIEVHYDIRDGTQSKLHPHPGRKFQGAYRVAYLPNNFEGNEVLQLLKRAFDARLIFTVGTSITSGQNDVVTWNDIHHKTSTHGGPYGYPDPTYLARVKADLAAKGIVTVDSTAV